Proteins encoded within one genomic window of Candidatus Syntrophocurvum alkaliphilum:
- a CDS encoding PDZ domain-containing protein: protein MEFFAAVLTMMAQSMLETFKSPLYLSIYFLIFILVLWQYRKIYQISDRILNVEYNIYVRSAFVSTLFGLLGGIFGSILLVLLGIDLTGIGILYLWVIALLLMSINPRFLCFAYAGGILAISNILFGFPEVNVPQLMGLIAVLHMVESLLILLNGHLNPVPVYAKKNDEFRGGFNLQKFWPLPLIALIGMGGVVEPGAAGGLAMPDWWPLLEGPSTIKNQVFTLIPVVAVLGYGEIATTRTPRQAARKSALNLFGYSLILLLLAIIASDYAPFILLAALFGPLGHEFIIWLGMREEVNRKPIYVKSPYGVKLLDVLPNSLAYNAGVRSGDVIVKLNGELVENRYILEALLERSYTNINIELLRDNKYKQVSIYRSAREKLGIIPVPEYHAERYMVLQDDSIFKTVRKYWRKLKK from the coding sequence TTGGAATTTTTTGCTGCAGTATTAACAATGATGGCACAAAGCATGCTAGAAACTTTCAAATCACCTCTTTATCTTTCTATTTATTTTCTCATCTTTATTCTTGTTTTGTGGCAATACCGAAAAATATATCAGATTTCCGATAGAATACTTAATGTAGAGTATAATATTTATGTGCGTTCTGCATTTGTTTCAACATTATTTGGATTATTAGGTGGAATATTTGGTAGTATACTGCTAGTTTTACTAGGTATAGATTTAACTGGCATAGGAATATTATATTTGTGGGTTATTGCTCTTTTATTAATGAGTATAAATCCTAGGTTTTTATGCTTTGCTTATGCAGGTGGTATATTAGCAATTTCTAATATTTTATTTGGTTTTCCAGAGGTTAATGTACCTCAACTCATGGGACTTATAGCAGTACTTCATATGGTTGAAAGCTTGTTGATTTTGCTTAATGGACATTTAAACCCAGTACCGGTATATGCGAAAAAAAATGATGAGTTTAGAGGTGGTTTTAACCTGCAAAAGTTTTGGCCACTACCTTTAATAGCTCTTATTGGAATGGGAGGAGTTGTTGAGCCTGGGGCCGCAGGTGGTTTAGCTATGCCAGATTGGTGGCCATTATTAGAAGGACCTAGTACAATAAAAAATCAAGTTTTTACCCTTATACCTGTTGTTGCAGTTTTGGGCTATGGAGAAATAGCTACTACTAGAACACCGCGCCAAGCGGCTAGAAAGTCTGCGTTAAATTTATTTGGCTATAGTCTCATATTATTGTTGCTAGCTATAATAGCCTCTGATTATGCACCATTTATTTTATTAGCTGCATTATTTGGACCCTTAGGACACGAATTTATAATTTGGCTTGGAATGAGAGAAGAAGTAAATCGCAAGCCTATTTATGTAAAATCACCTTATGGAGTAAAATTACTAGATGTACTTCCTAATAGTTTAGCTTATAATGCAGGTGTTAGAAGTGGAGATGTTATAGTTAAGTTAAATGGTGAACTTGTAGAAAATAGATATATTTTAGAGGCCTTACTAGAGAGAAGCTATACTAATATTAATATTGAGTTATTAAGAGATAATAAATATAAACAAGTATCAATCTACAGATCTGCCCGCGAAAAACTAGGTATTATACCAGTCCCCGAATACCATGCTGAACGCTATATGGTTCTACAAGATGATAGTATTTTTAAAACCGTGAGAAAGTATTGGAGAAAATTAAAAAAGTAA
- a CDS encoding S41 family peptidase — protein sequence MRILKDNKFLKGVNIFFSAFGVLSFFGLILLLITNLVGFGTLLSVVGLIKTQSLYDIEFSQMIQGSTIGIVESLEDPYSQYLSQEKWEELNIKLDAKFGGIGIYLLQDPDEGHLTVVSPIKGTPAAEAGIQNGDIIIGINGETTQNMTQDQAVALMRGDPGTQVEIEIFRPEDSEEYTFKIVREIINVPSVEDDIIHDVPKIGYIHLNQFHSRSPQEMAESINGLGEDQIDGLILDLRNNGGGDFDSAIYISDYFLDGDEVVSVAGATGQKEVFRAAPGNNTDIPMVVLVNQNSASASEILAGALQDNGRAVLVGENTFGKGLVQKVYPLNDGGALKLTTQKYYTPKGTDIHEIGINPDYQVENTAEEDLQLKRAKEVLKQQLL from the coding sequence GTGCGTATATTGAAAGATAACAAATTTTTAAAAGGTGTAAATATATTTTTCTCAGCATTTGGAGTTCTTAGTTTTTTTGGATTGATTTTATTATTAATAACCAATCTAGTGGGGTTTGGAACTTTATTAAGTGTTGTGGGATTAATTAAAACCCAGTCACTTTATGATATTGAGTTTAGTCAAATGATTCAAGGCTCTACAATAGGGATTGTAGAATCCTTAGAAGATCCGTACTCTCAATATCTAAGTCAAGAAAAGTGGGAAGAACTGAATATAAAGCTTGATGCTAAGTTTGGCGGTATCGGGATTTATTTACTGCAAGATCCAGATGAAGGGCACTTAACAGTTGTTTCACCTATTAAAGGTACCCCTGCAGCTGAAGCAGGTATACAAAATGGGGATATTATAATTGGTATTAATGGGGAAACTACTCAAAACATGACTCAAGATCAGGCAGTAGCTTTAATGAGAGGAGATCCGGGTACTCAGGTGGAAATTGAGATTTTCCGCCCAGAAGATTCGGAAGAATATACATTTAAGATAGTGCGAGAAATTATAAATGTACCTTCTGTAGAGGATGATATTATACATGATGTGCCTAAAATAGGCTATATACATCTTAATCAATTTCATTCAAGGTCACCCCAAGAAATGGCAGAGAGTATTAATGGATTAGGTGAAGATCAAATAGATGGTTTGATCCTAGATTTAAGAAATAATGGTGGGGGAGATTTTGATTCTGCTATTTATATAAGTGATTATTTTCTTGATGGAGATGAGGTCGTTAGTGTAGCAGGTGCAACTGGTCAAAAAGAAGTTTTTCGTGCTGCACCAGGTAATAATACTGATATTCCAATGGTTGTTTTAGTTAATCAAAATAGTGCTAGTGCATCAGAGATTTTAGCAGGAGCATTACAGGATAATGGACGTGCAGTGTTAGTTGGAGAAAATACATTTGGCAAAGGATTGGTTCAAAAAGTTTATCCTTTAAATGATGGTGGTGCTTTAAAGCTAACTACTCAAAAATACTATACTCCTAAAGGAACTGACATACATGAAATTGGTATAAACCCAGATTATCAAGTAGAAAATACTGCTGAAGAAGATCTACAACTAAAAAGAGCTAAAGAAGTTCTAAAACAACAACTTTTATAA
- a CDS encoding murein hydrolase activator EnvC family protein: protein MERTKKIFSILLMVCFMMTVILPVYADDIEQKQRELRDVSRQIQQQQSQLESILQEESTITGQIQRIEQEIMSTENELRRVESRIEHIKESIVKTEEEIELLEEELEEQTEYLNERLVFLYERGDISYLEVLLNASDLKDFLTRYDMLNRIIEQDSKLIETINKKQNELNMRKADMEVQRNELVRIQNEQEARKEMLAIQADEKKNLLGSVQSERENYEKVIEELEATSRQLEQMIRSVQGDDVLGTGIMTWPTPGWTHITSPYGQRFHPVLGTNRMHTGIDIGAPQGVDIVAADDGRVIYSGWQGGYGQTIIIDHGGGISTLYAHQSQLLVSDGQLVSKGQLIGKVGSTGMSTGPHLHFEVRQNGSHVDPIPYLY from the coding sequence GTGGAGAGAACGAAAAAGATATTTTCAATATTGTTAATGGTTTGTTTCATGATGACTGTTATATTGCCGGTTTATGCTGATGATATAGAACAAAAACAACGAGAGCTCCGTGACGTCAGCCGACAGATACAACAGCAGCAGAGTCAATTAGAATCTATTTTACAAGAGGAAAGCACTATTACTGGGCAGATTCAAAGAATTGAGCAGGAAATTATGAGTACTGAAAATGAATTGCGCAGAGTTGAAAGTAGAATAGAACACATTAAAGAAAGTATTGTTAAAACTGAGGAAGAAATAGAACTGCTTGAAGAGGAATTAGAGGAACAAACAGAGTATCTAAACGAACGTTTGGTGTTTCTTTATGAACGTGGAGATATTTCTTATTTAGAGGTTTTATTAAATGCTAGTGATTTAAAGGATTTTTTAACTCGCTATGATATGTTAAATAGAATAATTGAACAGGATTCTAAACTTATTGAAACTATAAACAAAAAGCAAAATGAACTTAATATGCGTAAAGCAGATATGGAAGTCCAGCGTAATGAGTTAGTGCGAATACAAAATGAACAAGAAGCGAGAAAAGAGATGTTAGCTATTCAGGCTGATGAAAAGAAAAACCTTTTGGGTAGTGTTCAAAGTGAGAGAGAAAATTATGAAAAAGTAATAGAAGAATTAGAAGCAACATCACGCCAGTTAGAGCAAATGATAAGAAGTGTACAGGGGGACGATGTACTAGGGACAGGAATAATGACTTGGCCTACCCCAGGATGGACTCATATTACTTCACCATATGGTCAAAGATTTCATCCGGTATTAGGTACTAATAGGATGCATACAGGAATAGATATAGGTGCACCACAAGGTGTTGATATAGTTGCAGCAGATGATGGAAGAGTTATTTACTCTGGTTGGCAAGGTGGTTATGGTCAAACAATTATTATAGACCATGGTGGTGGAATTTCAACATTATATGCTCATCAAAGCCAGTTATTAGTGAGTGATGGCCAGCTAGTTTCTAAGGGACAGCTTATAGGAAAAGTAGGATCAACCGGAATGTCTACAGGGCCTCATTTACACTTTGAAGTTAGGCAAAACGGAAGTCATGTTGACCCAATTCCTTATTTGTACTAA